From the genome of Callithrix jacchus isolate 240 chromosome 7, calJac240_pri, whole genome shotgun sequence, one region includes:
- the ZNF644 gene encoding zinc finger protein 644 isoform X3 gives MRSFLQQDVNKTKSRLNVLNGLANNMDDSKINTDITGAKEELLDDNNFISDKESGVHKPKDCQTSFQKNNKLTLPEELSEDKSENALSGGQSSLFIRAGSPIVSSENFILPKGAAVNGPVSHSSLTKTSNMNKGSVSLTTGQPVDQPATESCSALKVAADLQLSTQKASQHQVLFLLSDVAHAKNPTHSNKKLPTSASVGCDIQNSVGSNIKSDGTLINQVEVGEDSEDVLVKDDCVNTLTGISSGTDGFRSENDTNWDPQKEFIQFLMTNEETVDKAPPHSKVGLEKKRKRKMDVSKITRYTEDCFSDSNCVPNKSKMQEVDFLEQNEELQAVDSQKYALSKVKPESADEDLESVDTFQHLIYNSDKCGEESSPVHTSTFLSNTLKKKCEESDSESPATFSTEEPSFYPCTKCNVNFREKKHLHRHMMYHLDGNSHFRHLNVPRPYACRECGRTFRDRNSLLKHMIIHQERRQKLMEEIRELKELQDEGRSARLQCPQCVFGTNCPKTFVQHAKTHEKDKRYYCCEECNFMAVTENELECHRGVAHGAVVKCPMVNSDITQRKTQKKTFMKDSVVGTSKKSATYVCKMCPFTTSARSVLKKHMEYLHSSSCVDSFGSPLGLDKRKNDILEETVDRDSTKPLSKQQSTTFPKNSALKQDVKRTFGSTSQSSSFSKIHKRPHRIQKARKSIAQSGVNMCNQNNSPHKTVTVKSSIDQKPKYFHQAAKEKSNAKANSNYLYRHKYENYRMIKKSGESYPVHFKKEEASSLNSLHLFSSSSNSHNFISDPHKPDTKRPESFKDHRRVAVKRVVKESKKESSVGGEDLDSYPDFLHKMTVVVLQKLNSAEKKDSYETEDESSWDNVELGDYTTQAIEDETYSDINQEHVNLFPLFKSKVEGQEPGENTSLSYDQNDGFYFEYYEDAGSNNFLHEIHDPQHLENAETSLSKHSSVFHWTDLSLEKKSCPYCPATFETGVGLSNHVRGHLHRAGLSYEARHVVSPEQIATSDKMQHFKRTGTGTPVKRVRKAIEKSETTSEHTCQLCGGWFDTKIGLSNHVRGHLKRLGKTKWDAHKSPICVLNEMMQNEEKYEKILKALNSRRIIPRPFVAQKLASSDDFISQNVIPLEAYRNGLKTEALSVSASEEEGLNFLNEYDETKPELPSGKKNQSLTLIELLKNKRMGEERNSSISPQKIHNQTARKRFVQKCVLPLNEDSPLMYQPQKMDLTMHSALDCKQKKSRSRSGSKKKMLTLPHGADEVYILRCRFCGLVFRGPLSVQEDWIKHLQRHIVNANLPRTGAGMVEVTSLLKKPASITETSFSLLMAEAAS, from the exons ACTAAATGTGTTAAATGGGCTTGCCAACAATATGGATGATTCGAAGATAAACACCGATATTACTGGTGCTAAAGAAGAACTCCTAGATGACAACAATTTTATCTCAGACAAAGAGAGCGGAGTTCATAAACCAAAAGATTGTCAAAcatcatttcagaaaaataataaattgactCTGCCCGAAGAACTGTCAGAGGACAAATCTGAAAACGCCTTAAGTGGAGGCCAGTCTAGTCTGTTTATACGTGCTGGTTCTCCTATTGTTTCTAGTGAAAACTTTATCTTGCCTAAAGGAGCTGCTGTTAATGGACCAGTTTCACACTCCTCCTTAACTAAGACTTCCAATATGAATAAAGGCAGTGTTTCATTAACCACTGGACAGCCTGTGGATCAGCCAGCAACAGAATCTTGTTCAGCATTGAAGGTAGCAGCTGATCTTCAGCTGTCTACGCAGAAAGCAAGTCAACaccaagttttatttttgttatcagATGTAGCACATGCTAAGAATCCCACCCATTCCAATAAAAAACTACCTACCTCTGCTTCGGTTGGTTGTGACATTCAGAATTCAGTAGGGAGTAATATAAAGTCAGATGGCACTTTAATAAATCAAGTAGAGGTGGGTGAGGATAGTGAAGATGTATTGGTAAAAGACGATTGTGTCAATACATTAACAGGAATTTCCTCAGGTACAGATGGATTTAGGTCAGAAAATGATACAAACTGGGATCCCCAAAAAGAGTTCATTCAATTTCTTATGACTAATGAGGAAACAGTAGATAAAGCTCCACCTCATTCTAAAGTaggtctagaaaaaaaaagaaagcgaaAAATGGATGTAAGTAAGATAACTCGTTATACCGAGGATTGCTTTAGTGATTCTAATTGTGTACCTAATAAATCAAAAATGCAAGAAGTAGACTTTCTAGAACAGAATGAAGAGCTGCAAGCTGTAGACTCACAGAAATATGCATTATCAAAAGTGAAGCCTGAATCAGCTGATGAAGACTTAGAATCTGTGGATACTTTTCAACATCTAATTTATAACTCAGATAAGTGTGGAGAAGAGAGTTCACCTGTTCATACTAGCACTTTTCTTTCAAAtaccttaaaaaagaaatgtgaagagaGTGATTCTGAGTCACCTGCTACTTTCAGTACCGAAGAGCCATCATTCTACCCCTGTACAAAGTGCAATGTGAATTTTAGGGAGAAGAAGCACCTCCACAGGCATATGATGTATCATTTAGATGGGAATAGTCACTTTCGTCATCTTAATGTTCCAAGGCCATATGCTTGTAGAGAATGTGGACGGACATTTCGAGATCGCAATTCACTTCTAAAACATATGATTATTCAccaagagagaagacagaagttGATGGAGGAAATTCGTGAATTGAAAGAACTTCAGGATGAAGGAAGAAGTGCACGATTACAGTGTCCTCAGTGTGTGTTTGGTACCAATTGCCCTAAAACATTTGTGCAACATGCTAAAACCcatgaaaaagataaaaggtaCTACTGCTGTGAAGAGTGTAACTTCATGGCAGTGACAGAAAATGAATTAGAATGCCATCGAGGCGTTGCACATGGGGCAGTGGTAAAATGCCCTATGGTCAATTCTGATATAACccagagaaaaacacaaaaaaagacttTCATGAAAGACTCTGTAGTAGGAACGTCAAAAAAATCGGCTACCTACGTATGTAAGATGTGTCCTTTTACTACTTCAGCCAGAAGTGTTTTAAAAAAGCACATGGAGTACTTGCATTCATCATCATGCGTTGATTCATTTGGCAGTCCTCTTGGacttgataaaagaaaaaatgacatcCTTGAAGAAACTGTAGATAGGGATAGCACTAAACCATTAAGTAAACAACAGTCAACCACATTTCCAAAGAACTCTGCTTTAAAACAAGATGTGAAGCGAACATTTGGATCAACCTCACAATCAAGTAGTTTTTCAAAAATCCATAAGCGGCCACACAGAATACAGAAAGCTCGGAAAAGCATTGCCCAGTCAGGTGTAAACATGTGCAATCAAAACAACTCTCCCCATAAGACTGTTACAGTTAAAAGCAGCATTGACCAAAAACCCAAGTATTTCCAtcaagcagcaaaagaaaaatctaatGCCAAGGCAAATAGCAACTATTTGTATAGACACAAATATGAAAACTACAGGATGATCAAAAAATCAGGTGAATCATATCCTGtgcatttcaaaaaagaagaagctaGTTCATTAAATTCTTTACACCTGTTTTCATCATCAAGTAATTCTCACAATTTTATTTCAGACCCTCATAAACCTGACACCAAAAGGCCTGAAAGCTTCAAAGATCACAGACGTGTAGCTGTAAAGAGAGTAGTTAAGGAATCTAAGAAAGAAAGTTCTGTTGGAGGGGAAGACTTGGATAGCTATCCAGATTTTTTGCATAAAATGACTGTTGTTGTTTTGCAAAAACTTAATTCTGCTGAAAAGAAGGATAGTTATGAAACAGAAGATGAAAGTTCCTGGGATAATGTTGAATTAGGAGACTACACTACACAGGCCATTGAAGATGAAACCTATAGTGATATTAATCAAGAACATGTAAATTTATTCCCTCTATTTAAGAGCAAAGTGGAAGGTCAGGAGCCTGGAGAAAATACTTCTCTTAGTTATGACCAAAATGATggcttttattttgaatattatgaaGATGCTGGAAGTAATAACTTTTTGCATGAGATACATGATCCTCAGCATTTAGAAAATGCAGAAACTTCATTGTCAAAGCATAGTTCTGTTTTTCACTGGACTGATTTGTCTCTTGAGAAGAAATCATGTCCTTACTGTCCAGCGACATTTGAAACAGGTGTTGGGTTATCAAATCATGTCCGGGGCCATCTTCACAGAGCAGGATTAAGCTATGAAGCCCGTCATGTTGTATCACCAGAACAAATAGCCACAAGTGATAAAATGCAGCATTTCAAGAGAACTGGCACAGGAACACCTGTTAAGCGAGTTAGAAAAG ctatagAGAAGTCTGAAACCACTTCTGAACACACTTGTCAGCTCTGTGGTGGTTGGTTTGATACTAAAATTGGATTATCAAATCATGTTAGAGGCCACTTGAAAAGACTTGGAAAGACCAAATGGGATGCTCACAAATCTCCAATCTGTGTTCTGAATGAGATgatgcaaaatgaagaaaaatatgaaaaaatcttaaaggcattGAACAGTCGTCGTATTATTCCCAGACCATTTGTAGCTCAAAAACTTGCGTCAAGTGATGACTTTATATCTCAAAATGTTATACCTCTTGAAGCATACCGAAATGGCCTAAAGACTGAAGCTCTGTCAGTGTCTGCATCAGAAGAAGAAGGGCTGAATTTCTTAAATGAATATGATGAAACAAAACCAGAACTGCCCAGTGGAAAAAAGAATCAGTCTCTTACACTCATAgaacttcttaaaaataaaaggatgggaGAAGAAAGGAATTCTTCTATTTCTCCTCAAAAGATCCATAATCAGACAGCAAGAAAGAGATTCGTTCAGAAATGCGTTCTTCCATTAAATGAAGATAGTCCGTTGATGTATCAGCCACAAAAAATGGACTTGACTATGCACTCAG
- the ZNF644 gene encoding zinc finger protein 644 isoform X4 yields MDDSKINTDITGAKEELLDDNNFISDKESGVHKPKDCQTSFQKNNKLTLPEELSEDKSENALSGGQSSLFIRAGSPIVSSENFILPKGAAVNGPVSHSSLTKTSNMNKGSVSLTTGQPVDQPATESCSALKVAADLQLSTQKASQHQVLFLLSDVAHAKNPTHSNKKLPTSASVGCDIQNSVGSNIKSDGTLINQVEVGEDSEDVLVKDDCVNTLTGISSGTDGFRSENDTNWDPQKEFIQFLMTNEETVDKAPPHSKVGLEKKRKRKMDVSKITRYTEDCFSDSNCVPNKSKMQEVDFLEQNEELQAVDSQKYALSKVKPESADEDLESVDTFQHLIYNSDKCGEESSPVHTSTFLSNTLKKKCEESDSESPATFSTEEPSFYPCTKCNVNFREKKHLHRHMMYHLDGNSHFRHLNVPRPYACRECGRTFRDRNSLLKHMIIHQERRQKLMEEIRELKELQDEGRSARLQCPQCVFGTNCPKTFVQHAKTHEKDKRYYCCEECNFMAVTENELECHRGVAHGAVVKCPMVNSDITQRKTQKKTFMKDSVVGTSKKSATYVCKMCPFTTSARSVLKKHMEYLHSSSCVDSFGSPLGLDKRKNDILEETVDRDSTKPLSKQQSTTFPKNSALKQDVKRTFGSTSQSSSFSKIHKRPHRIQKARKSIAQSGVNMCNQNNSPHKTVTVKSSIDQKPKYFHQAAKEKSNAKANSNYLYRHKYENYRMIKKSGESYPVHFKKEEASSLNSLHLFSSSSNSHNFISDPHKPDTKRPESFKDHRRVAVKRVVKESKKESSVGGEDLDSYPDFLHKMTVVVLQKLNSAEKKDSYETEDESSWDNVELGDYTTQAIEDETYSDINQEHVNLFPLFKSKVEGQEPGENTSLSYDQNDGFYFEYYEDAGSNNFLHEIHDPQHLENAETSLSKHSSVFHWTDLSLEKKSCPYCPATFETGVGLSNHVRGHLHRAGLSYEARHVVSPEQIATSDKMQHFKRTGTGTPVKRVRKAIEKSETTSEHTCQLCGGWFDTKIGLSNHVRGHLKRLGKTKWDAHKSPICVLNEMMQNEEKYEKILKALNSRRIIPRPFVAQKLASSDDFISQNVIPLEAYRNGLKTEALSVSASEEEGLNFLNEYDETKPELPSGKKNQSLTLIELLKNKRMGEERNSSISPQKIHNQTARKRFVQKCVLPLNEDSPLMYQPQKMDLTMHSALDCKQKKSRSRSGSKKKMLTLPHGADEVYILRCRFCGLVFRGPLSVQEDWIKHLQRHIVNANLPRTGAGMVEVTSLLKKPASITETSFSLLMAEAAS; encoded by the exons ATGGATGATTCGAAGATAAACACCGATATTACTGGTGCTAAAGAAGAACTCCTAGATGACAACAATTTTATCTCAGACAAAGAGAGCGGAGTTCATAAACCAAAAGATTGTCAAAcatcatttcagaaaaataataaattgactCTGCCCGAAGAACTGTCAGAGGACAAATCTGAAAACGCCTTAAGTGGAGGCCAGTCTAGTCTGTTTATACGTGCTGGTTCTCCTATTGTTTCTAGTGAAAACTTTATCTTGCCTAAAGGAGCTGCTGTTAATGGACCAGTTTCACACTCCTCCTTAACTAAGACTTCCAATATGAATAAAGGCAGTGTTTCATTAACCACTGGACAGCCTGTGGATCAGCCAGCAACAGAATCTTGTTCAGCATTGAAGGTAGCAGCTGATCTTCAGCTGTCTACGCAGAAAGCAAGTCAACaccaagttttatttttgttatcagATGTAGCACATGCTAAGAATCCCACCCATTCCAATAAAAAACTACCTACCTCTGCTTCGGTTGGTTGTGACATTCAGAATTCAGTAGGGAGTAATATAAAGTCAGATGGCACTTTAATAAATCAAGTAGAGGTGGGTGAGGATAGTGAAGATGTATTGGTAAAAGACGATTGTGTCAATACATTAACAGGAATTTCCTCAGGTACAGATGGATTTAGGTCAGAAAATGATACAAACTGGGATCCCCAAAAAGAGTTCATTCAATTTCTTATGACTAATGAGGAAACAGTAGATAAAGCTCCACCTCATTCTAAAGTaggtctagaaaaaaaaagaaagcgaaAAATGGATGTAAGTAAGATAACTCGTTATACCGAGGATTGCTTTAGTGATTCTAATTGTGTACCTAATAAATCAAAAATGCAAGAAGTAGACTTTCTAGAACAGAATGAAGAGCTGCAAGCTGTAGACTCACAGAAATATGCATTATCAAAAGTGAAGCCTGAATCAGCTGATGAAGACTTAGAATCTGTGGATACTTTTCAACATCTAATTTATAACTCAGATAAGTGTGGAGAAGAGAGTTCACCTGTTCATACTAGCACTTTTCTTTCAAAtaccttaaaaaagaaatgtgaagagaGTGATTCTGAGTCACCTGCTACTTTCAGTACCGAAGAGCCATCATTCTACCCCTGTACAAAGTGCAATGTGAATTTTAGGGAGAAGAAGCACCTCCACAGGCATATGATGTATCATTTAGATGGGAATAGTCACTTTCGTCATCTTAATGTTCCAAGGCCATATGCTTGTAGAGAATGTGGACGGACATTTCGAGATCGCAATTCACTTCTAAAACATATGATTATTCAccaagagagaagacagaagttGATGGAGGAAATTCGTGAATTGAAAGAACTTCAGGATGAAGGAAGAAGTGCACGATTACAGTGTCCTCAGTGTGTGTTTGGTACCAATTGCCCTAAAACATTTGTGCAACATGCTAAAACCcatgaaaaagataaaaggtaCTACTGCTGTGAAGAGTGTAACTTCATGGCAGTGACAGAAAATGAATTAGAATGCCATCGAGGCGTTGCACATGGGGCAGTGGTAAAATGCCCTATGGTCAATTCTGATATAACccagagaaaaacacaaaaaaagacttTCATGAAAGACTCTGTAGTAGGAACGTCAAAAAAATCGGCTACCTACGTATGTAAGATGTGTCCTTTTACTACTTCAGCCAGAAGTGTTTTAAAAAAGCACATGGAGTACTTGCATTCATCATCATGCGTTGATTCATTTGGCAGTCCTCTTGGacttgataaaagaaaaaatgacatcCTTGAAGAAACTGTAGATAGGGATAGCACTAAACCATTAAGTAAACAACAGTCAACCACATTTCCAAAGAACTCTGCTTTAAAACAAGATGTGAAGCGAACATTTGGATCAACCTCACAATCAAGTAGTTTTTCAAAAATCCATAAGCGGCCACACAGAATACAGAAAGCTCGGAAAAGCATTGCCCAGTCAGGTGTAAACATGTGCAATCAAAACAACTCTCCCCATAAGACTGTTACAGTTAAAAGCAGCATTGACCAAAAACCCAAGTATTTCCAtcaagcagcaaaagaaaaatctaatGCCAAGGCAAATAGCAACTATTTGTATAGACACAAATATGAAAACTACAGGATGATCAAAAAATCAGGTGAATCATATCCTGtgcatttcaaaaaagaagaagctaGTTCATTAAATTCTTTACACCTGTTTTCATCATCAAGTAATTCTCACAATTTTATTTCAGACCCTCATAAACCTGACACCAAAAGGCCTGAAAGCTTCAAAGATCACAGACGTGTAGCTGTAAAGAGAGTAGTTAAGGAATCTAAGAAAGAAAGTTCTGTTGGAGGGGAAGACTTGGATAGCTATCCAGATTTTTTGCATAAAATGACTGTTGTTGTTTTGCAAAAACTTAATTCTGCTGAAAAGAAGGATAGTTATGAAACAGAAGATGAAAGTTCCTGGGATAATGTTGAATTAGGAGACTACACTACACAGGCCATTGAAGATGAAACCTATAGTGATATTAATCAAGAACATGTAAATTTATTCCCTCTATTTAAGAGCAAAGTGGAAGGTCAGGAGCCTGGAGAAAATACTTCTCTTAGTTATGACCAAAATGATggcttttattttgaatattatgaaGATGCTGGAAGTAATAACTTTTTGCATGAGATACATGATCCTCAGCATTTAGAAAATGCAGAAACTTCATTGTCAAAGCATAGTTCTGTTTTTCACTGGACTGATTTGTCTCTTGAGAAGAAATCATGTCCTTACTGTCCAGCGACATTTGAAACAGGTGTTGGGTTATCAAATCATGTCCGGGGCCATCTTCACAGAGCAGGATTAAGCTATGAAGCCCGTCATGTTGTATCACCAGAACAAATAGCCACAAGTGATAAAATGCAGCATTTCAAGAGAACTGGCACAGGAACACCTGTTAAGCGAGTTAGAAAAG ctatagAGAAGTCTGAAACCACTTCTGAACACACTTGTCAGCTCTGTGGTGGTTGGTTTGATACTAAAATTGGATTATCAAATCATGTTAGAGGCCACTTGAAAAGACTTGGAAAGACCAAATGGGATGCTCACAAATCTCCAATCTGTGTTCTGAATGAGATgatgcaaaatgaagaaaaatatgaaaaaatcttaaaggcattGAACAGTCGTCGTATTATTCCCAGACCATTTGTAGCTCAAAAACTTGCGTCAAGTGATGACTTTATATCTCAAAATGTTATACCTCTTGAAGCATACCGAAATGGCCTAAAGACTGAAGCTCTGTCAGTGTCTGCATCAGAAGAAGAAGGGCTGAATTTCTTAAATGAATATGATGAAACAAAACCAGAACTGCCCAGTGGAAAAAAGAATCAGTCTCTTACACTCATAgaacttcttaaaaataaaaggatgggaGAAGAAAGGAATTCTTCTATTTCTCCTCAAAAGATCCATAATCAGACAGCAAGAAAGAGATTCGTTCAGAAATGCGTTCTTCCATTAAATGAAGATAGTCCGTTGATGTATCAGCCACAAAAAATGGACTTGACTATGCACTCAG
- the ZNF644 gene encoding zinc finger protein 644 isoform X5: MRSFLQQDVNKTKSRLNVLNGLANNMDDSKINTDITGAKEELLDDNNFISDKESGVHKPKDCQTSFQKNNKLTLPEELSEDKSENALSGGQSSLFIRAGSPIVSSENFILPKGAAVNGPVSHSSLTKTSNMNKGSVSLTTGQPVDQPATESCSALKVAADLQLSTQKASQHQVLFLLSDVAHAKNPTHSNKKLPTSASVGCDIQNSVGSNIKSDGTLINQVEVGEDSEDVLVKDDCVNTLTGISSGTDGFRSENDTNWDPQKEFIQFLMTNEETVDKAPPHSKVGLEKKRKRKMDVSKITRYTEDCFSDSNCVPNKSKMQEVDFLEQNEELQAVDSQKYALSKVKPESADEDLESVDTFQHLIYNSDKCGEESSPVHTSTFLSNTLKKKCEESDSESPATFSTEEPSFYPCTKCNVNFREKKHLHRHMMYHLDGNSHFRHLNVPRPYACRECGRTFRDRNSLLKHMIIHQERRQKLMEEIRELKELQDEGRSARLQCPQCVFGTNCPKTFVQHAKTHEKDKRYYCCEECNFMAVTENELECHRGVAHGAVVKCPMVNSDITQRKTQKKTFMKDSVVGTSKKSATYVCKMCPFTTSARSVLKKHMEYLHSSSCVDSFGSPLGLDKRKNDILEETVDRDSTKPLSKQQSTTFPKNSALKQDVKRTFGSTSQSSSFSKIHKRPHRIQKARKSIAQSGVNMCNQNNSPHKTVTVKSSIDQKPKYFHQAAKEKSNAKANSNYLYRHKYENYRMIKKSGESYPVHFKKEEASSLNSLHLFSSSSNSHNFISDPHKPDTKRPESFKDHRRVAVKRVVKESKKESSVGGEDLDSYPDFLHKMTVVVLQKLNSAEKKDSYETEDESSWDNVELGDYTTQAIEDETYSDINQEHVNLFPLFKSKVEGQEPGENTSLSYDQNDGFYFEYYEDAGSNNFLHEIHDPQHLENAETSLSKHSSVFHWTDLSLEKKSCPYCPATFETGVGLSNHVRGHLHRAGLSYEARHVVSPEQIATSDKMQHFKRTGTGTPVKRVRKAIEKSETTSEHTCQLCGGWFDTKIGLSNHVRGHLKRLGKTKWDAHKSPICVLNEMMQNEEKYEKILKALNSRRIIPRPFVAQKLASSDDFISQNVIPLEAYRNGLKTEALSVSASEEEGLNFLNEYDETKPELPSGKKNQSLTLIELLKNKRMGEERNSSISPQKIHNQTARKRFVQKCVLPLNEDSPLMYQPQKMDLTMHSALDCKQKKSRSRSGSKKKMLTLPHGADEVYILRCSRVCILNNQVISELLEIGLKS; this comes from the exons ACTAAATGTGTTAAATGGGCTTGCCAACAATATGGATGATTCGAAGATAAACACCGATATTACTGGTGCTAAAGAAGAACTCCTAGATGACAACAATTTTATCTCAGACAAAGAGAGCGGAGTTCATAAACCAAAAGATTGTCAAAcatcatttcagaaaaataataaattgactCTGCCCGAAGAACTGTCAGAGGACAAATCTGAAAACGCCTTAAGTGGAGGCCAGTCTAGTCTGTTTATACGTGCTGGTTCTCCTATTGTTTCTAGTGAAAACTTTATCTTGCCTAAAGGAGCTGCTGTTAATGGACCAGTTTCACACTCCTCCTTAACTAAGACTTCCAATATGAATAAAGGCAGTGTTTCATTAACCACTGGACAGCCTGTGGATCAGCCAGCAACAGAATCTTGTTCAGCATTGAAGGTAGCAGCTGATCTTCAGCTGTCTACGCAGAAAGCAAGTCAACaccaagttttatttttgttatcagATGTAGCACATGCTAAGAATCCCACCCATTCCAATAAAAAACTACCTACCTCTGCTTCGGTTGGTTGTGACATTCAGAATTCAGTAGGGAGTAATATAAAGTCAGATGGCACTTTAATAAATCAAGTAGAGGTGGGTGAGGATAGTGAAGATGTATTGGTAAAAGACGATTGTGTCAATACATTAACAGGAATTTCCTCAGGTACAGATGGATTTAGGTCAGAAAATGATACAAACTGGGATCCCCAAAAAGAGTTCATTCAATTTCTTATGACTAATGAGGAAACAGTAGATAAAGCTCCACCTCATTCTAAAGTaggtctagaaaaaaaaagaaagcgaaAAATGGATGTAAGTAAGATAACTCGTTATACCGAGGATTGCTTTAGTGATTCTAATTGTGTACCTAATAAATCAAAAATGCAAGAAGTAGACTTTCTAGAACAGAATGAAGAGCTGCAAGCTGTAGACTCACAGAAATATGCATTATCAAAAGTGAAGCCTGAATCAGCTGATGAAGACTTAGAATCTGTGGATACTTTTCAACATCTAATTTATAACTCAGATAAGTGTGGAGAAGAGAGTTCACCTGTTCATACTAGCACTTTTCTTTCAAAtaccttaaaaaagaaatgtgaagagaGTGATTCTGAGTCACCTGCTACTTTCAGTACCGAAGAGCCATCATTCTACCCCTGTACAAAGTGCAATGTGAATTTTAGGGAGAAGAAGCACCTCCACAGGCATATGATGTATCATTTAGATGGGAATAGTCACTTTCGTCATCTTAATGTTCCAAGGCCATATGCTTGTAGAGAATGTGGACGGACATTTCGAGATCGCAATTCACTTCTAAAACATATGATTATTCAccaagagagaagacagaagttGATGGAGGAAATTCGTGAATTGAAAGAACTTCAGGATGAAGGAAGAAGTGCACGATTACAGTGTCCTCAGTGTGTGTTTGGTACCAATTGCCCTAAAACATTTGTGCAACATGCTAAAACCcatgaaaaagataaaaggtaCTACTGCTGTGAAGAGTGTAACTTCATGGCAGTGACAGAAAATGAATTAGAATGCCATCGAGGCGTTGCACATGGGGCAGTGGTAAAATGCCCTATGGTCAATTCTGATATAACccagagaaaaacacaaaaaaagacttTCATGAAAGACTCTGTAGTAGGAACGTCAAAAAAATCGGCTACCTACGTATGTAAGATGTGTCCTTTTACTACTTCAGCCAGAAGTGTTTTAAAAAAGCACATGGAGTACTTGCATTCATCATCATGCGTTGATTCATTTGGCAGTCCTCTTGGacttgataaaagaaaaaatgacatcCTTGAAGAAACTGTAGATAGGGATAGCACTAAACCATTAAGTAAACAACAGTCAACCACATTTCCAAAGAACTCTGCTTTAAAACAAGATGTGAAGCGAACATTTGGATCAACCTCACAATCAAGTAGTTTTTCAAAAATCCATAAGCGGCCACACAGAATACAGAAAGCTCGGAAAAGCATTGCCCAGTCAGGTGTAAACATGTGCAATCAAAACAACTCTCCCCATAAGACTGTTACAGTTAAAAGCAGCATTGACCAAAAACCCAAGTATTTCCAtcaagcagcaaaagaaaaatctaatGCCAAGGCAAATAGCAACTATTTGTATAGACACAAATATGAAAACTACAGGATGATCAAAAAATCAGGTGAATCATATCCTGtgcatttcaaaaaagaagaagctaGTTCATTAAATTCTTTACACCTGTTTTCATCATCAAGTAATTCTCACAATTTTATTTCAGACCCTCATAAACCTGACACCAAAAGGCCTGAAAGCTTCAAAGATCACAGACGTGTAGCTGTAAAGAGAGTAGTTAAGGAATCTAAGAAAGAAAGTTCTGTTGGAGGGGAAGACTTGGATAGCTATCCAGATTTTTTGCATAAAATGACTGTTGTTGTTTTGCAAAAACTTAATTCTGCTGAAAAGAAGGATAGTTATGAAACAGAAGATGAAAGTTCCTGGGATAATGTTGAATTAGGAGACTACACTACACAGGCCATTGAAGATGAAACCTATAGTGATATTAATCAAGAACATGTAAATTTATTCCCTCTATTTAAGAGCAAAGTGGAAGGTCAGGAGCCTGGAGAAAATACTTCTCTTAGTTATGACCAAAATGATggcttttattttgaatattatgaaGATGCTGGAAGTAATAACTTTTTGCATGAGATACATGATCCTCAGCATTTAGAAAATGCAGAAACTTCATTGTCAAAGCATAGTTCTGTTTTTCACTGGACTGATTTGTCTCTTGAGAAGAAATCATGTCCTTACTGTCCAGCGACATTTGAAACAGGTGTTGGGTTATCAAATCATGTCCGGGGCCATCTTCACAGAGCAGGATTAAGCTATGAAGCCCGTCATGTTGTATCACCAGAACAAATAGCCACAAGTGATAAAATGCAGCATTTCAAGAGAACTGGCACAGGAACACCTGTTAAGCGAGTTAGAAAAG ctatagAGAAGTCTGAAACCACTTCTGAACACACTTGTCAGCTCTGTGGTGGTTGGTTTGATACTAAAATTGGATTATCAAATCATGTTAGAGGCCACTTGAAAAGACTTGGAAAGACCAAATGGGATGCTCACAAATCTCCAATCTGTGTTCTGAATGAGATgatgcaaaatgaagaaaaatatgaaaaaatcttaaaggcattGAACAGTCGTCGTATTATTCCCAGACCATTTGTAGCTCAAAAACTTGCGTCAAGTGATGACTTTATATCTCAAAATGTTATACCTCTTGAAGCATACCGAAATGGCCTAAAGACTGAAGCTCTGTCAGTGTCTGCATCAGAAGAAGAAGGGCTGAATTTCTTAAATGAATATGATGAAACAAAACCAGAACTGCCCAGTGGAAAAAAGAATCAGTCTCTTACACTCATAgaacttcttaaaaataaaaggatgggaGAAGAAAGGAATTCTTCTATTTCTCCTCAAAAGATCCATAATCAGACAGCAAGAAAGAGATTCGTTCAGAAATGCGTTCTTCCATTAAATGAAGATAGTCCGTTGATGTATCAGCCACAAAAAATGGACTTGACTATGCACTCAG